Below is a genomic region from Miscanthus floridulus cultivar M001 chromosome 1, ASM1932011v1, whole genome shotgun sequence.
GTATTTTGACATCCATTATAATGTTTTTTAGATTTATTGAGATTTTTCTAGATATTCCTAGATGTGACTTGTATCTAGAAAAtgcttttactatatatctagaaaagtcagattgacttataatttggaatgaatgaAGTGTGAAATAAATGGGTGACTTGTATTGTATTTGTTTTTATTCGACATGGTGGGATTTAGAGAGTGATATGATATAAGAGCAACTGCAGTGTTCTAGAAAAATAGTTCGTAGATATTAAAATATTGTCTCCCAGCTAGCTGAAACATCGTAGATGGAGTCTATAGAGCAATCCATAACTAGAGGTATCCATAGTCCTATGAACTGTCCATAAAAAATAAACAAATATTTCTTCTCTCTCCTCGCTCTCTCTCCCTTGCCTCTAGCACCTGTGGCTGCTGTGACCATAGGTTTGAGAGAGAGATGGAGGTGGGAAAATAAATATTTTATTCTACAACCAAAGGTCCAACGATATGGCAACAACAATAACTATAGCCCCCACTTACACAAAAGCTACCCAGGACTACTCAGCCATATACATTGTGGTTGCTCAGCCCATATACCCAGGCCCTGTTCGACTTGCTGAATTTTAGCTGAAACTGCCTGAAAAATACTATTATGGCTAAATTGTTAGGAGagaaaaaacattgttccggctgaaaaaagaagtcaaacaaGCCAGCTTCTGGGTAAGCGGAATAGGGCCCTGAGTAGCTTACTTGatgtacttttgttcttttttatattttaaataaAATCCAGTATGGGGTCAAACCCCTCCTATTTCATAAAAAAAGTAGCTTACTTTATATATAGCTCTTGCGATCTACAGTAGCTTTGGATTTTGATCGTGAGAACCGATAATTGACTTCCATAAAAAAGCGTTGACTAATAATAAAACCCAATTAAAGCTCTTACCACTACAACACCATATACTACTTTGATTCTTAAGCTACcgaactaattcaaatgaaaatatgaaatGCTCCTACTACTACGAGTATACGACTACAATACATTAATTAACCATACATGCGCACAAACACAGCATTCCGAGCGATCTAAAGGCAGTTCCAATGTTAAAAACTACATTTAGTTTCTATACCTATTGAATTTCCATAAAAATTACATGTAGAAATCATGGTCCCAATGGATAAATTTCTACGGAACAATTTTTTACCCAATTACATAGATTCTCTCTCCATTCTTTACCAATCACATCCCTTTATGTCTTGGTTCTCATGGAGACATGGTTTCTAATTTAGacccggtttctatgattttttgctctctctcttcaataactaccttgccacatcagcaaaacgcTTAGATGATAGTACAATTTTCAAGGAAACTATAATGGTTTGTGCATTGAGAGTGCCCTGACAAGTTACTAATCATGGCGGCCTGCATGCGAACATCATATGCCTGAAACGCTGATCGTCCCTGAATCAGCAGCACCTGCATCCTTGACGACGACGACCCTCGCCTCCCAGTTGAGCCCGGAGGCAACTCTGTCGTAGTACGGGACGTATTCCTGTtgtataataataatatatgtatgtatagttAGTGATGATGCAGAAGCAGCAGGCATATAATCTGCAGATCACTGAAAGATTTATTAATTAGCGTGCCTACTAGCAGGCATATATACCTCAAGTTTGTCCATGAGTTCTTGCGCCGTGGGAGCCTGGACTATACGATGCCGCGAGCGCTGGGGCTGATGAACCCGTCCTCCACGGCCTCGATGAACGCCAGCAGGGAGTCGTAGTAGCCATCAACGTTCAGCAATCCAACCTGATGAAGACGATATGAGAGAGAGAAGCCGATATATGTATAGACCGATCGTCGAGGCACATACATATCTAGTACTCTAGCTATATATACTcatcgtgtgtgtgtgtgtgtgtggatatataaATGCCGCAGCATATCGTTATGATTAATTAATTACCGGCTTACGGTGGATGCCTAACTGCGCCCATGTGATCATCTCAAGCAGCTCCTCCAGCGTTCCATATCCTCCTGAAAAAAAACGGTCCCCATGAGGCCAGGATAGTTCAGCCATGTACGCACGCCAGAGCTAGTACTATAGTCCTGATGACCATTTTATGGACCAGCATATACATGCATGAATGCAGGTTATTTAATTTGTTGCTATGTACTGCTATACGTGTGGACTTCCATCCGGCCGGCAGCACAGCACGTGGAACATATAGTATACATATACTGTAGATATGTACATAGTACTcgctccgtttcaaattataattcaTTTGACCTTTTTTTActtcaagtttgaccactcgtcttatctAAAAAATTTGTACAAACATAATCAAATTTAACTAATTCTTGAAGAACtgttgttaataaagcaagccacgacaaaagaagtgatatttagcataaatttttgaataaaatgagtggtcaaacttggggtaaaaaaaagtcaaacgaactataatttgaaATGTACTTGTTTTATTGTGCTTGCATTAATGTTAGAGTCTGATTAGCCTGTTCGCTAGGCGGTTTCTGAGCTGATTTGGGTTGGCTgatgctaatttattgtgagagaaaaacactgttggctggctggtttgggctggctgaaaccaacaagcgaacatgcttatATTTTGAGTAGCTTACTTGATacacttttgttcttttttatattttaaataaAAGCCAGTCGGGGTCAAACCCCTCCTGTTTCGTAAAAAAAAGTAGCTTACTTGATATACAGCTCTTGCGATCTACAGTAGGTTTGGATTTTGATCGTGAGAACCGATAATTGACTTCCATAAAAAAGCGTTGACTAATAATAAAACCCAATTAAAGCTCTTACCACTACAACACCATATACTACTTTGATTCTTAAGCTACcgaactaattcaaatgaaaatatgaaatGCTGCTACTACTACAAGTATACGACTACAATACATTAATTAACCATAATTGCGCACAAACACAGCATTCTGAGCGATTTAACGGCAGTCCCAATACTAGAAACTACATTTAGTTTCTATACCTGTTAAATTTCCATAGAAATTACACGTAGAAATCATGGTCCCAATGGATAATTTCTACAGAATATTTTTTTATCCAATCACGTTTATTCTCTCTCAATTCTCTACCAATTCGCATCCCttcatgtcttggttctcgtgGAGACATGGTTTCTAATTTAGacccggtttctatgatttttgctctctttctcttCAATAACTGTCTTGCCAAAACGGTTAGGTGGTAGTATAATTAATGTCTATAGAAACTATAATGATTTCTGCCTTGGGAGTACCCTGACAAGTTACTAATCATGGCGGCCTGCATGCGAACATCATATGCCTGAAACGCTGATCGTCCCTGAATCAGCAGCACCTGCATCCTTGACGACGACGACCCTCGCCTCCCAGTTGAGACCGGAGGCAACTCTGTCGTAGTACGGGACGTATTCCTGTTGTACAATAataatatatgtatgtatagttAGTGATGATGCAGAAGCAGCAGGCATATAATCTGCAGATCACTGAAAGATTTATTAATTAGCGTGCCTACTAGCAGGCATATATACCTCAAGTTTGTCCATGAGTTCTTGCGCCGTGGGAGCCTGGACTATGATGCCGCGAGCGCTGGGGCTGATGAACCCGTCCTCCACGGCCTGGTCGATGAACGCCAGCAGGGAGTCGTAGTAGCCATCAACGTTCAGCAATCCAACCTGATGAAGACGATATGAGAGAGAGAAGCCGATATATGTATAGACCGATCGTCGAGGCACATACATATCTAGTACTCTAGCCATATATACTCATCGTGTGTGTGGATAAATGCCGCAGCATATCGTTATGATTAATTAATTACCGGCTTACGGTGGATGCCTAACTGCGCCCATGTGATCATCTCAAGCAGCTCCTCCAGCGTTCCATATCCTCCTGAAAAAAAACGGTCCCCATGAGGCCAGGATAGTTCAGCCATGTACGCACGCCAGAGCTAGTACTATAGTCCTGATGACCATTTTATGGACCAGCATATACATGCATGAATGCAGGTTATTTAATTTGTTGCTATGTACTGCTATACGTGTGGACTTCCATCCGGCCGGCAGCACAGCACGTGGAACATATAGTATACATATACTGTAGATATGTACATAGTACTcgctccgtttcaaattataattcaTTTGACCTTTTTTTActtcaagtttgaccactcgtcttatctAAAAAATTTGTACAAACATAATCAAATTTAACTAATTCTTGAAGAACtgttgttaataaagcaagccacgacaaaagaagtgatatttagcataaatttttgaataaaatgagtggtcaaacttggggtaaaaaaaagtcaaacgaactataatttgaaATGTACTTGTTTTATTGTGCTTGCATTAATGTTAGAGTCATCAGTCATAGATACAGAACTGTCTTGATCAgtactaagcccttgtttagttgtaggaatttggattttggggttactgtagcacgttcgtttttatttggcaaatagtgttcaaacatggactaattaggctcaaaacgttcgtctcgcaatttcccaccaaactgtgcaattagtttttcttttcatctacatttaatgctccatgcacagaccgcaaatattcgatgtgacaggtactgtagcaactttttggaggTTGGGCAccaactaaacaagacctaaggCGCAACGTCGAGGAGATTCATGAATCATGACCACTTCCCCCATATAATTTCGTCAGTACCATATCATACTATCATTTGCACGCACACAATATTAAATTCCTACTCACCAGGCAGGGCTATGAACGCATCAGATTGCCTCGCCATCTCTGCCTTCCTTTGGTGCATGTCCGCCACCCCAATCACCTCCCCCGCCGTCTCTCCGATTATCTGAAGAGTGAAGGAAAAGGAGCGGACGGACAGCATCATcatcataaaacaaaaaaaaaacttgtgtgGTGTGTCCCAGAACGGCAGGAGCAAATTCTATAGATATGCTGGCTAttggcctgttcgcttgctcgtaaacgatcgtaaattttcagtcgggaacagtgtttttctctcacaccaaaccagccagcagtaaataatccacgatacgatacggcctcccgaacaggctataTATgcctatatatgcatgcatcacgtAATGCAAATAGATAGGTACCTCAGGAGTGGCCATCAGAGTCCTGGGAATCACTCTGCAGGAAGACGAAAAAGGATGAACGAACACTACTCGATTAGCTACTAGATTAACACACGATATAAGCTGTGTATTAATTGTACTCCCTCCGTAAAAAAAACCACAATTCTAGacagcatgttcggttggctggttcgtatcgttgctgattcgtgaagaagtactactggctggtttatgtgaaaGAACAATATtgtttcgactgaaaatttacgatcgtttatgacaaaccacagccaaacgaacaggctgctagcTATGAACCTGGccacggagggagtagtagttatatataacATAAGATGAGTTGGTTAGGTAGGCGTGCGCGCGTACGTACCCGACGACGCGCCTGCCGCCGCGGTGGACGGCCTGCGAGACGAGCCCCATGAGACTATGCCGCCGCCGCCATACACCAGGTCGATGCCTCTTGACACCTGCATTGCATGCGTCCACCACCGACCGCCTCCACTCATCAGAAGCTATCGCAATCCttttatttatattatgaaaaaTTAATAACCCTGCTCATTTTTAGTTAGCTTTTGTTATTCGCATGCAGTACGTGTTGTATTCCCAAACACAACTGAAGCTAATCCAACAACAATTCAGATGTTCTGGCTAACCCAACAACCAGAACATTTCTGGGTAGGAGAAGTACTACACAGAAATAGGCAACTTGGCCCCCCTAAATATGGCATCGCGTAGTACAGGATGCTCATCAGCTGAGACCAGTGTATTTATTTTTTCCTCCTGTATGTAAGCTCGCGTCAGTGAGTGGTGTGACTCTCCAAAGTGAGCACTCTGCTGTACTACTACTCCTACCGTGTAGAAAGCCTACCACCTACCGCATGCAGGTTGACATCGTCCGGCACCGGCAGGTGTTTTTTGGCAACAAGCTGCTACTGCAAGCACAGCTCAAGGCGCGCTCCTTTGGATTGAATTGTTGTGCCGACCGAGAACCGTCGTCGTCGACGTGTGGATGCATGTGAAAATAATGCTACTGCACACGGCCGGCGCAGGCATGCTTAGCATGCTCGTGGCCAAGTCAAATGAAACGGCCGGATAATgaacaagtatatatatatatatatatatatagatagattaaACTGGCGGAGCCTTTGCATGCATATGCTAACCACGAAACTATATACTTGGATCGATCGTATTTGGTTTGGTGAGGAGTAGAGTAAGgtcctgtttagatcccacccaaaaacaaaaaaatttcaagattctccgtcacatcaaatcttgcggcacatgcatggagcattaaatgtaggtaaaaagaataactaattgcacagtttgtctgtaattggcgagacgaatcttttaagcctaaatagtccataattggacaatttttgccaaatacaaacgaaagtgctacagtagccaaaagccaaaaaatttcggaactaaacgcgccctaattaTATTACCAACTGTTGGGCAAGGGCAATGGCGGCGTCGTGGTAGCTCGTCCTCTTGCCTTGCCTGCTGCCGCAGAAGACACAAATCGTCTTGAACCTACtcggctgctgccgccgccgcctcatcTTTCTCTTTGCCCGCCCTCTGTTTAGTATCTCTACAGCATTACTTGCCCCTATGAACCCGCCCGAGTACTACGCTATATAAAGGAGAGGAGGGAAAGAGAGCGTGCggctgtgatttttttttttttgaaatttggcTGTAATTATTTAAGAAGTTAGCAAAGGACACCTACAGTTATATATACACGATGCAGTTAAGACAGTTGTACAACTGGTGTAGAAAGCATGAATGCATGATGAATACGTATGCATGCAAGTGTGTATCTAAAGGTGTTTTTTGCGTAGTACACCTACGTTAGTTCATTtctcactacgtgaaaaacggttttcAGTAACGGAGCAAATTTTTTTTTAGAGGCggttggtgatggagccgcctctACAATGACGTACTTAGGagccacgagaccagccgcccctacaaatagcacagCAGgaacggctggtgatacgagccgcccctacaaatagatcggatttatagaggcggctcactcaccagccgcctccAGTATTTCTATTTGTAggaacggctggtgattgagccgcccctacaaatgtctaCGTACAGTCAGTCACCCCAAAATATctactctcctctctctctcctctctctctcgggaccctctctctctccgtctttccttttccccttcctctctctcgccCTCGCTCCCGATGGTCGTGGCTCCTCGCCCGCCCGCGCGGCGCGGCAGCGCCCCCGCCCCCCCGGCCGACGAGCTCTAGACCCGCGGCTCGTAGTGCTGCACTTGTTCTCCTCTCCAAATATGACTTTTTCCTTTTGCTGTGATTTTCGGAGCTATTTTAGGGGGGTTTTCGATTCGTCGATTTGAGATCAAATCTGTTCGTTCTTTTTGCGTTGATTCGTGCTATGACATGATTTGAAGCTATCCTACGAGTTTATTTGATTGAATCGACTCGAGCACGGAGAAATCAACGATTTTCGTTTTGGGGGACTTTTACGTGTTCTTGGCTCGATCTGAAATTTCCCGGAGATTGGGTAGAAATTGGGCGATGATCTCTTGGAGTATCCTCACTAACCCACTTGTGATGGCCTGTGCAAAGTTAGGGATCGAATCCTTTTGATTTGGTTTGGTTTTCGTCGATTCCTATGGTCGGCTGTTTTTTCTGTTCGTGCAGTTGGTTCTCCGTTCGTCGCATCGGGACCCTGTGAAGATGATCGAGGTGGTGCTGAACGACCGCTTGGGGAAGAAGGTGCGGGCCAAGTGCAACGAGGACGACACCATCGGCGACCTCAAGAAGCTGGTGGCGGCGCAGACAGGGACGCGCCCCGAGAAGATCCAGAAGTGGTACAACATCTACAAGGGCCACATCACCCTCAAGGACTACGAGATCCACGACGGCATGGGCCTCGAGCTCTACTACAACCAGCCGCCGCCCCTTCCCTGTTGTCAGGTACTTACTAGCAGCGACTTGGTTTCCTCTCGAGTTCGAATTCCGCTCAGCTCCCTTCGATTCGATTCGGTTCCTGCGCGCCTGCTCACTGGGAGTAGCTTAGCTGGCCGAGGAAGATTTTGATTCTGGGTGCCCGCACGTTGATTTCAGTTCGGATGTGTGCAATTCGACACCTTGTCTGACTGCCGACTGATTAGGAGGGAGGGATTCGTTTTGAGGACTGATGATGTATCAATTCGTCTACTAGCTGTCCGCTTCCTGGCTTTTAGTACTCAAGAGTAAGTATTCAGTCTTTCAGTTCCAGTCTTGCAGCATTTTAATTGCAAATTCCCATTCAGTTGAGCATAGATATTTTAAGATAGAGGAACCATATTCATGGTGCAAGCTAAAGTCCAGGAAATGCACAAAGAGTTAGTTGATGCAGGGCTGGGGTACTCAGGTTACAGACAAGGGCAAGCTAAAGAAATTAGGAAATATGATCCCTTAAGACTATAAGTAACTTCACTTAAGCTAAATAACTGTCCCACTCATCGATTTGCTACAGATGTTGCAGGTCTGTACCTACTCATCGATTTGCTTCGACCCCAATTACTCAGGTACTTCTAATCTTGGACTTGGATTCTTAGACAGCCTGGATTAAATTCATGTGTGCTATGGCCAGTGCTTTAGTGCTTTAGTACCTACTCATGAGTTTTATGTCATGTGCTTTTTTAAAGGGTATATACTCATGAGTTTTATGTCATGTGCTTTTTTAAAGGGTATATATTTCACTGGTACAGCTGAAATTTTGCTCAATATGATTCTAGGTAAAGAAAAAAACTACCGTTCCAGTCTGTTGTATGGTGACACAGAAAATTACCCTTCTGGGTAGTGGGTTATCAATCTAATATATGATAGTTGTTGTGTTAAAAAAAGTTGATAGTTGCATTTTATCTTCATGGTGGTTAACTGGTTATTTGTGGCAGGGGAGACAAATCCATTGAGTTGGGCAATGAGGACGAGGGCTGCAAAGTGGTGGGCAATATATATCACGACCTATTGATAATTGCAGATGGGCAAGTACCATGTTAACTCTTTTTGCAAGTAATTTGATTGCTGTGTACTCTATCCTTTTATCCTGACTGGAACGGAAAGCTATCTGTGGGTACTTTTCTCcagctcctctctctcctcccccaaTTACTCAGAAGATCATCCGTTGTTGCTGTTGGTACACAAGGACTTGTCTGCTGTTGCTGTTGGTACTGCACGGAAAGCGTAAGCTCATCAAAATTAGAAAGCTTTTCAATTCCATCCGATGTTAAGTTGATATTTTATATCCATCTGTAGAATGCTTTGAGGCGTACCATGGAGACTTGCTCCAAAGTGACCAGATTCTTTTTTATATGCAACTATATCAGCAGGTATTTTGTCAACGTGATCTTATTATTTTTCTATGGTACAAATATTGAATTTTTGTGATTCATGATTGTTAATGTTACAGGATAATAGAACCACTTGCATCAAGATGTGCCAAGTTTAGGTTCAAGCCTCTTTCAGAAGAAGTGATGAGCAGCCGCATTATGCATATATGCAATGAAGAAGGTCTTAATCTTGATGCTCAGGTATTTAAATTAGTCTTATTCGTGATGAATCAGATGATGTTATTATAGCAGATGGATATCCAGTCTCACAGCTGATGGCACAGGTCATCTGTTTATTTTGTTTCTAGATGCCATACTCCAGTTAATTACTATTCCTGTTGATTTCATCTGTCACTGCTGCTAACTGAAGTACTTGTGCAGTTTCTAGATGTGATTGTTAGCGCGGATGATATTCAAGATGATCAAAAGGCAAGGATATGTAAAAAGCTTGGGGAAACTGATAAGGTTTGTCCGACTAAAATTACAGTACTACAGTTCTCATGTTCATCCTTTTCTTGTTTCCCATGACTTGTACTCTTCTAAAGGGAAACCTAGAACTTATTTCTTCCACATGACTTGTTCAGAAATAATATGATGTTGAAGCCTGTCATACTAGAGTTGCATGTTTTTATCTTGTAGCAAGTCTCTGAACTGTATCCACAGATGTATCACATACTGAAACTTCTATAGTATCTGTAATGTTACATTTCTCACATTTCTAATTTGCAGATAGCTGATGCGATTGAGAATGAGAAGGAAGTTTCCAAGGCGTTTCAAATCTATAATGTCGATAGAGCTGTCTGTGGTCGGGCAACAGGTGTGTCTGGAGAAGAATAAGAGCTCATAGTATTATTTTTTCCTGATGTGTAGCTATTAGATCTAGTTGAGTACTTGACTACATTCATTTTTAGTCTTCGCAAAGCATCTGAAAACTTGTCTCAGATTTGCTTATCAAGCCTGACCAACGCCCATCCTACATGTGAAGTTCAGACACagataagtcatgatggagttgtgcatgaaaaatatatgttctggtcgaatttgaattgtaaatttaaattttttttggcggaaaaatgatttgtaggggcggttggtactgtagccgcccctacaaatcgatttgtaggggcggctagtgttcccagaccgcccctacaaatagatttgtaggggcggctcaaaacaccagccgcctctacaaatcgatttgtaggggcggcctgggaaccgcccctacaaatacatgatttgtagagacccttgcgtaggggcggctggacaaaccgcccctacaaagcctctggagccgcccctagaaatcatATTCTACGTAGTGTCTCTCTCTAAATTAATTAGGTGGCATGCcattatatagattaattaaTTTAGCAAGTTTTGAGTTGATCCAATGACCCAAAACATGTGGGATTACATGATGAAGTATCTACAAGAAAGCTAAAATCCCCCGGAAAGTCTATCTATGGTTACAAATTGAAGGTATCTTAATTATTACACTACTAGAAACTCGAATTGCCCTGTGGGTGACGAATTTTTCGGTGCGTTTTTTCggtacacacagaaaaattacgatTATTCTGTCGGTTCTAAAATATCGCGACAGAGAAATATGAAAACCCATAgaataattgtatgatttttctgtacgtgacaatacacacacggaaaaataagcactcacagaaaaatataatttattctgtcggttctttaaaaacgcacagaaaaaatatatgCACACATAGGAAAAATGTTATTATTCTATCGGTTATTGGCGCATAAGAACCGCGCGTGGATTTCGCTTTGGCGCCCTGGTTTCGGCATTGGCGCATGACTTTTGGTATTGGCGTGGTGTGGTGTGGAATAGAAAAGAtagtgaaaaaataaaaaaaaaaacacaaaaccCCCTAAACCTATCTCCAGACGCGGCCGCCCATCCCTATCCCAAACGCGCCGCCGCACCCGCCCGAGACCGCGCCCGCACTCCCGTCTCTCTCAGCTCTCGCAGCTCCAGGTCCTCCGCCCCATCTACACATCCGGCGCTCACAGGCCGCCGCCAGCCAATTCAGCTCCATGGACGTCGCTCGCCGCCCTACATCCACGCGGACTGCACCCCATCTCAGCCGCACCCCAGCCCCCTTCCCGTCCCGCATCCATccccagcgccgccgcctcccatAGCCTCCACCCCAGCACCTTCCAGTCGGCCTCCATCCCGATGCGGCAGCGGCACCGACCCCGCAACACCACCACCAACTCCTATCCTGCAGCAGTGtctgccccctcccctcccccagcGCCGGCGAACCACCTCTCCCGCGCCGCCCCTCCCACAGGCTAGGGTTCGATGCTGCCGCAACGTCGTTGCCGGTCTGATTCGAAGCCGGCGACACTGGATCCAGAGGAGCCGGTCATGCTCGGAGCCACACACGTCGGGACTTCGTGAGCCCATTGCGACTACAAGCAAGCTCCAGGTAGCGCCAACTCTCCCCTTCCCTTGCTGTTGTGTCATCAGGAACACAAACCCTATTTTTTTAGCGTCACCAAAGGGGATCTAAGCCAGTGACTTTCTCCTTGCACAAATTGAAGGTACAGATCCTAGATCCGTACCTCTAGTCAAACAATTGAAATTCATACATGTGGATTGGAGTTTGTTCCTAGTAGAACTAACACAAACATCTATTTGTCTTTTTTTCATTAGTGATTAGTGAAATTCGTGTTGTTTGTGTTCTTGTCTATTGTTGCACTATATAACGTGTTGCGCTGATAGATCTTGCCATCTCGGTAGTAATGCGGACTGCATCTTAGGCAAGCTATCAATTTTGCTACTGCAACTTCATTTAGCATTCATGATATCAACAATGTTGAAGTGACTTTTGTGTTTCTCATTATAGTGCAAGTACTGCAAAACTCACAGGTGATGTCTAAAACTATGCATGTTGTCGTCAGAAACTATAGGGCATCCAAATCAACAACATGGCATTGCAACGAAAAGAAAAATCTCAATGGATTCTCAAATGTTTAAAAGATTTAAGGTCCTAAAGTTTTATAATTTTGGTCCCAAATTCAAAGTTTCATAATTAGTTTCAGAGTTGAGCAACCGTTGCTTCTTAGTAAACTAAACTTGGATGTCTTAAACTTTATTTATCCTTATGTTTTG
It encodes:
- the LOC136543133 gene encoding uncharacterized protein; amino-acid sequence: MIEVVLNDRLGKKVRAKCNEDDTIGDLKKLVAAQTGTRPEKIQKWYNIYKGHITLKDYEIHDGMGLELYYNQPPPLPCCQFGCVQFDTLSDCRLIRREGFVLRTDDVSIRLLAVRFLAFSTQEGDKSIELGNEDEGCKVVGNIYHDLLIIADGSSLSSPNYSEDHPLLLLVHKDLSAVAVGTARKAML